AGCGTGCCGCGCAGCTTGTTGACGACGAGCGTGGCGAGCGCTTCGCCCTCGACATCCTCGGCGATGATGAGCAGCGGCCGACCGGAGCGCGCCACGGCTTCGAGCACGGGCAGAAGATCCTTCATGCTGCTGATCTTCTTTTCGTGCAGCAGCAGGTAACAATCCTCAACGATCGCTTCCATCCGCTCGGGATCGGTCACGAAGTAGGGCGACAGGTAGCCGCGATCGAACTGCATGCCCTCGACGACTTCGAGGGTGGTGTCCATCGACTTGGCCTCTTCGACGGTGATGACGCCTTCCTTGCCGACCTTGTCCATCGCCTCGGCGATGATCTTTCCGATCGTCTCGTCGTTGTTGGCCGAGATGGTGCCGACCTGGGCGATCTCGTTCTGGTCCTGGGTCTGGCGTTTGATCTTGTCGAGTTCCTCGAGCACGATCGTGACGGCTTTGTCGATGCCGCGCTTCAGCTCCATCGGGTTCGTTCCCGCGGCCGTCATCTTGAAGCCCTCGCGATAGATCGCCTGGGCCAGAACCGTGGCCGTGGTGGTGCCGTCGCCGGCGATGTCCGAGGTCTTGCTCGCCACCTCGCGCACCATCTGGGCGCCCATGTTCGAGAATTTGTCCTCGAGCTCGATCTCCTTGGCGACCGTGACGCCGTCCTTGGTGACGTTGGGCGCGCCAAAGCTCTTGTCGAGAATGGCGTTGCGTCCCTTGGGTCCGAGCGTCACCTTCACCGCGTCGGCCAGCGTATTCACGCCTTCCAGAATCTTCGTACGGGCTTCCTGCCCGAACAGGATCATTTTCGCAGGCATAAGCGGTCCTCCTTAAAGCCGGAATTCGGCGAGGGTGTTGGTTATTTCTCGATGACGCCGAGGATGTCGTCCTCGCGCATCATGAGGAACTCATCGCCGTCCACCTTGATCTCGGTTCCGGCGTACTTCGAGAACAGGACGCGGTCGCCGACCTGGACGTCGAGCGGGGCCACGTTGCCGTCGTCTTTCTTCTTGCCTTTTCCCACGGCGACGATCTCGCCCTCCGCCGGTTTTTCCTTCACCGTGTCGGGGATGATGATGCCGCCCTTGGTCTTCTCCTCCTCGGTGAGGCGCTTGACCAGTACTCGGTCCTGCAGGGGTCGAATCTTCATGGCGTTCTCCTTTCGACGTGTCGCTTTCCGAAGCGCAAACAACCCGTTGGCCCGACGTCCTCCACGGACGCCAAGCAAAATAAC
This DNA window, taken from Deltaproteobacteria bacterium, encodes the following:
- the groES gene encoding co-chaperone GroES, with protein sequence MKIRPLQDRVLVKRLTEEEKTKGGIIIPDTVKEKPAEGEIVAVGKGKKKDDGNVAPLDVQVGDRVLFSKYAGTEIKVDGDEFLMMREDDILGVIEK
- the groEL gene encoding chaperonin GroEL; its protein translation is MPAKMILFGQEARTKILEGVNTLADAVKVTLGPKGRNAILDKSFGAPNVTKDGVTVAKEIELEDKFSNMGAQMVREVASKTSDIAGDGTTTATVLAQAIYREGFKMTAAGTNPMELKRGIDKAVTIVLEELDKIKRQTQDQNEIAQVGTISANNDETIGKIIAEAMDKVGKEGVITVEEAKSMDTTLEVVEGMQFDRGYLSPYFVTDPERMEAIVEDCYLLLHEKKISSMKDLLPVLEAVARSGRPLLIIAEDVEGEALATLVVNKLRGTL